A single window of Oreochromis aureus strain Israel breed Guangdong linkage group 5, ZZ_aureus, whole genome shotgun sequence DNA harbors:
- the ccdc66 gene encoding coiled-coil domain-containing protein 66 isoform X1, protein MNLGDGLLFELENGKPKLILLSHGVDKNPAKLSFRPRAANILSCRQASCVSDVQGEEHPLRQLAMRHRGARTKAGGAGASVTSNTEGESASLTSMKTHDHHKVGVVKAVAKVKSDRQKHSITLGPLRAGEKTGQAGNTRTRGAGKAGFKDPAASKDAALKDSMVCLTNEELQHILSTVQTSSNMQHPPEDDKIQGSNGNQASSKSGYSQNGGGGGNMKEEDRGGGEGVKKGDGEGTDSMGTSQQKDNKLSGGMFSWLEERQSDSKAAIEAKKAQWKKELDEQVALKQQQHSAPSRLQAEEDTQSVLSVQSSIGHKQQPPAIRSSLRLGEVTPMEEEMLSVERREEQRRRWLEELDRQREEMTERRRREKVLQSQAEDHELWATHFDSLQRRPPVQPAAPSALPPAQFSSSERGDWEPLSSLSLVWDATSSCGADSVAGNSVDTTRGYPTRASYLRTMTSLLDPAQIEEREQRRLKQLEQQRAIEAQVEERRLQREREEAKRRREEEEEERRVALEREMLQRQYEIDTLKEREKEQSIDQEEQLKKRSNDGRLQQALEANAVTRQAEDLEDTSTSAFSYKDAAVQTEAAPSLPLRAQTPDVSVQPPPSLPTAAPPPNSRSRALRTGKENICLPAGGDPYEPFARTEKSRRDERRPEWNTQRPNRRFVPASERYPASLQRNRQESRLKRQAELLALQERTCLPRTDPPPPPPPQELRLCPNIMQTRTSPTRKVETNSRGHIISTGLNTERGRSPPVPAVKHRAQSQHASNTLPLVSEFIPYVRTDEVFNLDPLEAADTPPPLTHSGAPPPSHRDPLLHPELLRNTHTHRQQEILRCLAQLRQGLLLKQRELESDLNPSQSVTTSTGFPQHHTARDLRPVSNKNLSTLM, encoded by the exons GGACGGCCTGCTTTTTGAACTTGAAAATGGAAAACCCAAGTTGATTTTGCTCAGTCATG GTGTTGataaaaatccagcaaag CTGTCCTTCAGGCCTAGAGCAGCAAACATCCTCAGCTGCCGGCAGGCCTCCTGTGTGTCAGATGTACAGGGGGAGGAGCATCCACTCCGACAGCTGGCAATGAGGCACAGAGGGGCCAGGACtaaggcaggaggagcaggtgcatctgtCACCTCCAATACTGAAGGGGAGAGTGCCAGCTTGACTTCAATGAAAACACATGATCATCACAAAGTTGGCGTCGTCAAAGCTGTGGCCAAG GTGAAGTCTGACAGGCAGAAACACAGTATTACTCTTGGGCCCCTGAGAGCCGGTGAGAAAACGGGACAAGCGGGAAACACTAGGACTCGAGGAGCTGGAAAGGCAGGATTTAAAGACCCAGCAGCCAGTAAGGATGCAGCACTGAAGGACAGCATGGTGTGTCTGACCAATGAGGAGCTGCAGCACATCCTCAGCACTGTCCAGACCTCCAGCAACATGCAGCACCCACCAGAGGATGACAAGATTCAAGGAAGCAATG gaAATCAAGCAAGCTCAAAGTCTGGCTACTCACagaatggaggaggaggagggaatatgaaggaggaagacagaggaggaggggagggagTAAAGAAAGGAGATGGAGAAGGAACAGATTCAATGGGAACCTCACAACAGAAAGACAACAA GTTGTCTGGAGGTATGTTCAGCTGGCTGGAAGAGCGACAGTCGGACAGCAAGGCAGCCATTGAAGCTAAGAAAGCTCAGTGGAAGAAAGAACTCG ATGAACAGGTGGCCTTAAAGCAGCAGCAACATTCAGCACCCAGCAGACTGCAG GCTGAGGAGGACACACAGAGTGTGTTGTCAGTGCAGAGTTCGATCGGCCACAAACAGCAGCCGCCAGCCATCAGATCCAGCCTCAGACTCGGG GAGGTCACTccgatggaggaggagatgctAAGTGTTGAGAGGAGAGAAGAACAGAGGAGGCGCTGGTTGGAGGAGCTGGACCGTCAGAGAGAGGAGATGACTGAGCGCAGGAGACGAGAGAAAGTGCTGCAGAGTCAG GCGGAGGACCACGAGCTCTGGGCTACACATTTTGACTCGCTGCAGAGGAGGCCTCCTGTCCAGCCTGCAGCTCCATCAGCGCTGCCACCGGCTCAGTTCAGCAGCTCTGAACGGGGAGACTGGGAGCCCTTGTCAAGCCTTTCGCTCGTCTGGGATGCTACGAGCAGCTGTGGAGCAGATAGTGTCGCAGGAAACAGTGTGGACACAACCCGTGGGTACCCAACCAGGGCCAG CTATCTGAGGACCATGACCTCCCTGTTGGATCCTGCCCAGAtagaggagagagagcagaggaggctCAAACAGCTTGAACAGCAG CGAGCTATCGAAGCCCAAGTGGAGGAGCGTCGTCTGCAAAGAGAACGAGAGGAGGCGAAGAGGAGacgggaggaggaggaagaagagaggagggTGGCGCTGGAAAGGGAAATGCTGCAGAGACAGTATGAGATAGACACACTGAAGGAGAGGGAAAAG GAGCAATCGATTGATCAGGAGGAGCAGCTAAAAAAAAGGAGCAATGATGGCAGATTGCAACAGGCACTGGAGGCCAACG caGTTACCAGGCAGGCTGAAGATTTGGAGGACACCAGCACTTCGGCTTTCTCTTACAAAGACGCTGCTGTACAGACAG AAGCTGCTCCTTCTCTCCCGCTCAGAGCTCAGACTCCAGATGTCTCCGTGCAGCCTCCTCCATCTCTGCCCACTGCTGCCCCTCCTCCAAACAGCAGGAGCAGAGCATTGAGAACAGGAAAGGAGAACATTTGTCTGCCAGCTGGAGGAGACCCATATGAGCCGTTTGCCAGGACAGAGAAGAGCAGGAGGGACGAGAGGAGACCTGAGTGGAACACGCAGAG ACCAAACCGTCGGTTCGTTCCAGCCTCGGAGCGTTACCCAGCTTCTCTGCAGAGGAACAGACAGGAGAGTCGACTAAAGAGGCAAGCTGAGCTCCTCGCTCTGCAGGAGAGGACCTGTCTGCCGAGGACTgacccacctcctcctcctccaccccaGGAGCTTCGCCTGTGCCCCAACATCATGCAAACCAGAACCAGTCCCACCAGGAAG GTGGAAACCAACTCCAGAGGGCACATCATCTCCACAGGCTTAAACACTGAAAG AGGGCGCTCTcctcctgtccctgcagtcaaacacagagcacagagtcAGCATGCCTCCAATACTCTTCCTCTGGTCTCGGAGTTCATTCCTTACGTCAGGACTGATGAAGTCTTCAACCTGGACCCTCTGGAGGCTGCTGACACTCCTCCACCCCTCACACACTCAG GAGCGCCTCCTCCATCACATCGAGACCCCCTCCTCCACCCAGAGCTGCTTCgtaacacccacacacaccgaCAGCAGGAGATCCTCAGATGCCTGGCTCAGCTCCGCCAG GGTTTGTTACTGAAGCAGCGGGAGCTAGAGTCAGATCTGAATCCTTCCCAAAGTGTCACGACGAGCACCGGATTCCCTCAACATCACACCGCACGTGACCTCCGACCTGTGTCAAATAAAAACCTCAGCACTCTCATGTGA
- the ccdc66 gene encoding coiled-coil domain-containing protein 66 isoform X2, with translation MNLGDGLLFELENGKPKLILLSHGVDKNPAKLSFRPRAANILSCRQASCVSDVQGEEHPLRQLAMRHRGARTKAGGAGASVTSNTEGESASLTSMKTHDHHKVGVVKAVAKVKSDRQKHSITLGPLRAGEKTGQAGNTRTRGAGKAGFKDPAASKDAALKDSMVCLTNEELQHILSTVQTSSNMQHPPEDDKIQGSNGNQASSKSGYSQNGGGGGNMKEEDRGGGEGVKKGDGEGTDSMGTSQQKDNKLSGGMFSWLEERQSDSKAAIEAKKAQWKKELDEQVALKQQQHSAPSRLQAEEDTQSVLSVQSSIGHKQQPPAIRSSLRLGEVTPMEEEMLSVERREEQRRRWLEELDRQREEMTERRRREKVLQSQAEDHELWATHFDSLQRRPPVQPAAPSALPPAQFSSSERGDWEPLSSLSLVWDATSSCGADSVAGNSVDTTRGYPTRASYLRTMTSLLDPAQIEEREQRRLKQLEQQRAIEAQVEERRLQREREEAKRRREEEEEERRVALEREMLQRQYEIDTLKEREKEQSIDQEEQLKKRSNDGRLQQALEANVTRQAEDLEDTSTSAFSYKDAAVQTEAAPSLPLRAQTPDVSVQPPPSLPTAAPPPNSRSRALRTGKENICLPAGGDPYEPFARTEKSRRDERRPEWNTQRPNRRFVPASERYPASLQRNRQESRLKRQAELLALQERTCLPRTDPPPPPPPQELRLCPNIMQTRTSPTRKVETNSRGHIISTGLNTERGRSPPVPAVKHRAQSQHASNTLPLVSEFIPYVRTDEVFNLDPLEAADTPPPLTHSGAPPPSHRDPLLHPELLRNTHTHRQQEILRCLAQLRQGLLLKQRELESDLNPSQSVTTSTGFPQHHTARDLRPVSNKNLSTLM, from the exons GGACGGCCTGCTTTTTGAACTTGAAAATGGAAAACCCAAGTTGATTTTGCTCAGTCATG GTGTTGataaaaatccagcaaag CTGTCCTTCAGGCCTAGAGCAGCAAACATCCTCAGCTGCCGGCAGGCCTCCTGTGTGTCAGATGTACAGGGGGAGGAGCATCCACTCCGACAGCTGGCAATGAGGCACAGAGGGGCCAGGACtaaggcaggaggagcaggtgcatctgtCACCTCCAATACTGAAGGGGAGAGTGCCAGCTTGACTTCAATGAAAACACATGATCATCACAAAGTTGGCGTCGTCAAAGCTGTGGCCAAG GTGAAGTCTGACAGGCAGAAACACAGTATTACTCTTGGGCCCCTGAGAGCCGGTGAGAAAACGGGACAAGCGGGAAACACTAGGACTCGAGGAGCTGGAAAGGCAGGATTTAAAGACCCAGCAGCCAGTAAGGATGCAGCACTGAAGGACAGCATGGTGTGTCTGACCAATGAGGAGCTGCAGCACATCCTCAGCACTGTCCAGACCTCCAGCAACATGCAGCACCCACCAGAGGATGACAAGATTCAAGGAAGCAATG gaAATCAAGCAAGCTCAAAGTCTGGCTACTCACagaatggaggaggaggagggaatatgaaggaggaagacagaggaggaggggagggagTAAAGAAAGGAGATGGAGAAGGAACAGATTCAATGGGAACCTCACAACAGAAAGACAACAA GTTGTCTGGAGGTATGTTCAGCTGGCTGGAAGAGCGACAGTCGGACAGCAAGGCAGCCATTGAAGCTAAGAAAGCTCAGTGGAAGAAAGAACTCG ATGAACAGGTGGCCTTAAAGCAGCAGCAACATTCAGCACCCAGCAGACTGCAG GCTGAGGAGGACACACAGAGTGTGTTGTCAGTGCAGAGTTCGATCGGCCACAAACAGCAGCCGCCAGCCATCAGATCCAGCCTCAGACTCGGG GAGGTCACTccgatggaggaggagatgctAAGTGTTGAGAGGAGAGAAGAACAGAGGAGGCGCTGGTTGGAGGAGCTGGACCGTCAGAGAGAGGAGATGACTGAGCGCAGGAGACGAGAGAAAGTGCTGCAGAGTCAG GCGGAGGACCACGAGCTCTGGGCTACACATTTTGACTCGCTGCAGAGGAGGCCTCCTGTCCAGCCTGCAGCTCCATCAGCGCTGCCACCGGCTCAGTTCAGCAGCTCTGAACGGGGAGACTGGGAGCCCTTGTCAAGCCTTTCGCTCGTCTGGGATGCTACGAGCAGCTGTGGAGCAGATAGTGTCGCAGGAAACAGTGTGGACACAACCCGTGGGTACCCAACCAGGGCCAG CTATCTGAGGACCATGACCTCCCTGTTGGATCCTGCCCAGAtagaggagagagagcagaggaggctCAAACAGCTTGAACAGCAG CGAGCTATCGAAGCCCAAGTGGAGGAGCGTCGTCTGCAAAGAGAACGAGAGGAGGCGAAGAGGAGacgggaggaggaggaagaagagaggagggTGGCGCTGGAAAGGGAAATGCTGCAGAGACAGTATGAGATAGACACACTGAAGGAGAGGGAAAAG GAGCAATCGATTGATCAGGAGGAGCAGCTAAAAAAAAGGAGCAATGATGGCAGATTGCAACAGGCACTGGAGGCCAACG TTACCAGGCAGGCTGAAGATTTGGAGGACACCAGCACTTCGGCTTTCTCTTACAAAGACGCTGCTGTACAGACAG AAGCTGCTCCTTCTCTCCCGCTCAGAGCTCAGACTCCAGATGTCTCCGTGCAGCCTCCTCCATCTCTGCCCACTGCTGCCCCTCCTCCAAACAGCAGGAGCAGAGCATTGAGAACAGGAAAGGAGAACATTTGTCTGCCAGCTGGAGGAGACCCATATGAGCCGTTTGCCAGGACAGAGAAGAGCAGGAGGGACGAGAGGAGACCTGAGTGGAACACGCAGAG ACCAAACCGTCGGTTCGTTCCAGCCTCGGAGCGTTACCCAGCTTCTCTGCAGAGGAACAGACAGGAGAGTCGACTAAAGAGGCAAGCTGAGCTCCTCGCTCTGCAGGAGAGGACCTGTCTGCCGAGGACTgacccacctcctcctcctccaccccaGGAGCTTCGCCTGTGCCCCAACATCATGCAAACCAGAACCAGTCCCACCAGGAAG GTGGAAACCAACTCCAGAGGGCACATCATCTCCACAGGCTTAAACACTGAAAG AGGGCGCTCTcctcctgtccctgcagtcaaacacagagcacagagtcAGCATGCCTCCAATACTCTTCCTCTGGTCTCGGAGTTCATTCCTTACGTCAGGACTGATGAAGTCTTCAACCTGGACCCTCTGGAGGCTGCTGACACTCCTCCACCCCTCACACACTCAG GAGCGCCTCCTCCATCACATCGAGACCCCCTCCTCCACCCAGAGCTGCTTCgtaacacccacacacaccgaCAGCAGGAGATCCTCAGATGCCTGGCTCAGCTCCGCCAG GGTTTGTTACTGAAGCAGCGGGAGCTAGAGTCAGATCTGAATCCTTCCCAAAGTGTCACGACGAGCACCGGATTCCCTCAACATCACACCGCACGTGACCTCCGACCTGTGTCAAATAAAAACCTCAGCACTCTCATGTGA
- the ccdc66 gene encoding coiled-coil domain-containing protein 66 isoform X3, producing the protein MLSFRPRAANILSCRQASCVSDVQGEEHPLRQLAMRHRGARTKAGGAGASVTSNTEGESASLTSMKTHDHHKVGVVKAVAKVKSDRQKHSITLGPLRAGEKTGQAGNTRTRGAGKAGFKDPAASKDAALKDSMVCLTNEELQHILSTVQTSSNMQHPPEDDKIQGSNGNQASSKSGYSQNGGGGGNMKEEDRGGGEGVKKGDGEGTDSMGTSQQKDNKLSGGMFSWLEERQSDSKAAIEAKKAQWKKELDEQVALKQQQHSAPSRLQAEEDTQSVLSVQSSIGHKQQPPAIRSSLRLGEVTPMEEEMLSVERREEQRRRWLEELDRQREEMTERRRREKVLQSQAEDHELWATHFDSLQRRPPVQPAAPSALPPAQFSSSERGDWEPLSSLSLVWDATSSCGADSVAGNSVDTTRGYPTRASYLRTMTSLLDPAQIEEREQRRLKQLEQQRAIEAQVEERRLQREREEAKRRREEEEEERRVALEREMLQRQYEIDTLKEREKEQSIDQEEQLKKRSNDGRLQQALEANAVTRQAEDLEDTSTSAFSYKDAAVQTEAAPSLPLRAQTPDVSVQPPPSLPTAAPPPNSRSRALRTGKENICLPAGGDPYEPFARTEKSRRDERRPEWNTQRPNRRFVPASERYPASLQRNRQESRLKRQAELLALQERTCLPRTDPPPPPPPQELRLCPNIMQTRTSPTRKVETNSRGHIISTGLNTERGRSPPVPAVKHRAQSQHASNTLPLVSEFIPYVRTDEVFNLDPLEAADTPPPLTHSGAPPPSHRDPLLHPELLRNTHTHRQQEILRCLAQLRQGLLLKQRELESDLNPSQSVTTSTGFPQHHTARDLRPVSNKNLSTLM; encoded by the exons ATG CTGTCCTTCAGGCCTAGAGCAGCAAACATCCTCAGCTGCCGGCAGGCCTCCTGTGTGTCAGATGTACAGGGGGAGGAGCATCCACTCCGACAGCTGGCAATGAGGCACAGAGGGGCCAGGACtaaggcaggaggagcaggtgcatctgtCACCTCCAATACTGAAGGGGAGAGTGCCAGCTTGACTTCAATGAAAACACATGATCATCACAAAGTTGGCGTCGTCAAAGCTGTGGCCAAG GTGAAGTCTGACAGGCAGAAACACAGTATTACTCTTGGGCCCCTGAGAGCCGGTGAGAAAACGGGACAAGCGGGAAACACTAGGACTCGAGGAGCTGGAAAGGCAGGATTTAAAGACCCAGCAGCCAGTAAGGATGCAGCACTGAAGGACAGCATGGTGTGTCTGACCAATGAGGAGCTGCAGCACATCCTCAGCACTGTCCAGACCTCCAGCAACATGCAGCACCCACCAGAGGATGACAAGATTCAAGGAAGCAATG gaAATCAAGCAAGCTCAAAGTCTGGCTACTCACagaatggaggaggaggagggaatatgaaggaggaagacagaggaggaggggagggagTAAAGAAAGGAGATGGAGAAGGAACAGATTCAATGGGAACCTCACAACAGAAAGACAACAA GTTGTCTGGAGGTATGTTCAGCTGGCTGGAAGAGCGACAGTCGGACAGCAAGGCAGCCATTGAAGCTAAGAAAGCTCAGTGGAAGAAAGAACTCG ATGAACAGGTGGCCTTAAAGCAGCAGCAACATTCAGCACCCAGCAGACTGCAG GCTGAGGAGGACACACAGAGTGTGTTGTCAGTGCAGAGTTCGATCGGCCACAAACAGCAGCCGCCAGCCATCAGATCCAGCCTCAGACTCGGG GAGGTCACTccgatggaggaggagatgctAAGTGTTGAGAGGAGAGAAGAACAGAGGAGGCGCTGGTTGGAGGAGCTGGACCGTCAGAGAGAGGAGATGACTGAGCGCAGGAGACGAGAGAAAGTGCTGCAGAGTCAG GCGGAGGACCACGAGCTCTGGGCTACACATTTTGACTCGCTGCAGAGGAGGCCTCCTGTCCAGCCTGCAGCTCCATCAGCGCTGCCACCGGCTCAGTTCAGCAGCTCTGAACGGGGAGACTGGGAGCCCTTGTCAAGCCTTTCGCTCGTCTGGGATGCTACGAGCAGCTGTGGAGCAGATAGTGTCGCAGGAAACAGTGTGGACACAACCCGTGGGTACCCAACCAGGGCCAG CTATCTGAGGACCATGACCTCCCTGTTGGATCCTGCCCAGAtagaggagagagagcagaggaggctCAAACAGCTTGAACAGCAG CGAGCTATCGAAGCCCAAGTGGAGGAGCGTCGTCTGCAAAGAGAACGAGAGGAGGCGAAGAGGAGacgggaggaggaggaagaagagaggagggTGGCGCTGGAAAGGGAAATGCTGCAGAGACAGTATGAGATAGACACACTGAAGGAGAGGGAAAAG GAGCAATCGATTGATCAGGAGGAGCAGCTAAAAAAAAGGAGCAATGATGGCAGATTGCAACAGGCACTGGAGGCCAACG caGTTACCAGGCAGGCTGAAGATTTGGAGGACACCAGCACTTCGGCTTTCTCTTACAAAGACGCTGCTGTACAGACAG AAGCTGCTCCTTCTCTCCCGCTCAGAGCTCAGACTCCAGATGTCTCCGTGCAGCCTCCTCCATCTCTGCCCACTGCTGCCCCTCCTCCAAACAGCAGGAGCAGAGCATTGAGAACAGGAAAGGAGAACATTTGTCTGCCAGCTGGAGGAGACCCATATGAGCCGTTTGCCAGGACAGAGAAGAGCAGGAGGGACGAGAGGAGACCTGAGTGGAACACGCAGAG ACCAAACCGTCGGTTCGTTCCAGCCTCGGAGCGTTACCCAGCTTCTCTGCAGAGGAACAGACAGGAGAGTCGACTAAAGAGGCAAGCTGAGCTCCTCGCTCTGCAGGAGAGGACCTGTCTGCCGAGGACTgacccacctcctcctcctccaccccaGGAGCTTCGCCTGTGCCCCAACATCATGCAAACCAGAACCAGTCCCACCAGGAAG GTGGAAACCAACTCCAGAGGGCACATCATCTCCACAGGCTTAAACACTGAAAG AGGGCGCTCTcctcctgtccctgcagtcaaacacagagcacagagtcAGCATGCCTCCAATACTCTTCCTCTGGTCTCGGAGTTCATTCCTTACGTCAGGACTGATGAAGTCTTCAACCTGGACCCTCTGGAGGCTGCTGACACTCCTCCACCCCTCACACACTCAG GAGCGCCTCCTCCATCACATCGAGACCCCCTCCTCCACCCAGAGCTGCTTCgtaacacccacacacaccgaCAGCAGGAGATCCTCAGATGCCTGGCTCAGCTCCGCCAG GGTTTGTTACTGAAGCAGCGGGAGCTAGAGTCAGATCTGAATCCTTCCCAAAGTGTCACGACGAGCACCGGATTCCCTCAACATCACACCGCACGTGACCTCCGACCTGTGTCAAATAAAAACCTCAGCACTCTCATGTGA